The following are encoded together in the Pseudomonas maumuensis genome:
- a CDS encoding NEL-type E3 ubiquitin ligase domain-containing protein translates to MSAFTLTPKVEHATDQFIGELLPTWLKTAPAAEIAQLREAYSAYKASQHKVAAVFGRLLPVDAFAQGLLQTELTRRTGLTVDLARACWREERRTFTVKPGQLPKSDSYFVSAPALQKLMQNFKQGESFYSGTALVYPANAATGAEERLLTTASQQLVQLTRDVDAGKQYQERLDQLFSKDFVDDLGEDMRLASAFMAEIAATRRLMPPRELQVLRDLAAGRSVVYPQCPNIQRGELQVLGCVLSGMLVVELAGTWLPGLSGTVKRRRISGVLLYMPDDPSNPVRFLATWEAVNTTLLEWLNVPQKRALLLQRVALQDRAEFLQTLGQRLQDDEPDLAPEVDALVGDLFTKLAERRIRRIRDDARFLLVPNTQVDQRQSSERLALMASVGLAMLNLAGLFVPGLGSLLLANMVRETVSQVCEGVADWAQGHQHEAFEHLLGVAESVAVNATVMAGAKVVTTVFTRSVWVDGLEPVVNDAGEHRLWRNDLTPYQDASPPAQLSELDNGLLSDGKGLWWRHQGVHYRVRATSANGPWRLLDGRRPQGYGPALEFNGERAWRMTHERPLEWQGSGQLLGRLWPPAEDFSIQRVTQVLKVAGVDEAYLRGLLVEGRRLPLVLRDTLERFAVDTRVDAFLANPDSDTELWQWCLKELGVQDLELPAQRDTLSLQAESLRGRLFEYFSEAYLLDDPQLALLNRDFPSLPKAYAVHLLTRISVEQRTAMRTGSRIPLALAQQARELLQVAKLTRLCEGFYLRASYRPDLVKLAFALLGQEVRWPASVALELRDGSPTGRVLASLGAPSAPGQAKVLVNSNGVFSVYEGDGSQVLVAEPAGLPEALLACLDQKDRMWFGWGEADAARQLRRDLQNWLPSDREALLQLLGMRDIGSSHNPPQRLADGRVGYLLSGRMSGDHASHTLLMARIRSLYPGFNQLETRVFLDILLARPGSAFRNLLQQEQQYQLLKRVLALWVGRARGSDAMALRRRAGRQLRRCWQLIGERIVDQWDVPLGMSLSLNNTVLRSLPHLPASIDFGHVAELTLTGLSLEQIPDGFLRCFAQLRWLNLGNNALASVPVDIGHLSQLRNLRMAENRIIMGMNGAQALGRLTRLQSLDLSFNPLGAISLHLRPLTRLRELNLRSTNLLTVPADLQWCGQLEIADLRDNHLASMPQAVLDAPQAWRRALLLTGNPLPEAIRQRLGIASAIAVQGADGPSALAAVRAAWLEGEAAPQLQSRGDIWDTLHAEAGSGNFFQLLAELSATRDFQQVPVDLRRRVWAMLEAAAEDTALRDELFTLAGNARTCADSVASCFSSLEVRLYMAQTLREANPLTARAARLRLARRLFRLDQVEAIAREDIRTRISLGQHVDEIEVSLAYRTGLASRLDLPGQPRTMHFETIAGVAQSDLDAALAAVRQAEAGEALPRYISQRDFWIEGLRSWHGERFSEVEAPFWARLEALDNLRLDSSQYLILSNQLAVERQDAVEALVLCLTQEALIEVSSPGD, encoded by the coding sequence ATGTCTGCGTTCACACTGACACCGAAGGTCGAGCACGCGACCGATCAATTCATTGGCGAGTTGTTGCCAACTTGGCTCAAGACAGCCCCGGCGGCTGAGATCGCGCAGCTGCGCGAAGCATACAGCGCGTACAAGGCCAGCCAGCACAAGGTTGCGGCTGTATTCGGGCGTCTTTTACCGGTGGATGCCTTCGCCCAAGGCCTGCTTCAGACCGAGTTGACCAGGAGAACGGGGTTGACGGTCGATCTTGCCCGGGCGTGCTGGCGGGAGGAGCGGCGTACATTCACCGTCAAGCCAGGCCAGCTACCCAAAAGCGACTCGTATTTCGTTTCGGCTCCCGCCTTGCAAAAGCTGATGCAGAACTTCAAGCAAGGCGAATCGTTCTACAGCGGAACAGCCTTGGTGTACCCGGCCAATGCGGCTACTGGGGCCGAGGAGCGCTTGCTGACCACGGCTTCGCAGCAACTGGTCCAGCTGACCCGTGACGTCGACGCCGGCAAGCAATATCAGGAGCGCCTGGACCAGTTGTTCTCCAAGGACTTCGTAGATGACCTTGGCGAGGATATGCGCCTGGCATCGGCGTTCATGGCCGAAATCGCCGCCACGCGGCGCCTGATGCCACCCAGGGAGCTGCAGGTGCTGCGCGATCTGGCGGCAGGGCGATCCGTTGTGTATCCCCAATGTCCGAACATCCAGCGGGGTGAGCTGCAAGTGCTCGGCTGCGTTTTGTCCGGCATGTTGGTGGTTGAGTTGGCCGGCACGTGGCTGCCCGGCCTGAGCGGTACCGTCAAGCGCCGACGGATCAGCGGCGTGTTGCTGTACATGCCAGATGATCCGAGCAACCCAGTGCGCTTTTTGGCCACCTGGGAAGCGGTCAACACGACACTGCTGGAATGGCTGAACGTTCCGCAAAAGCGTGCTCTGCTGCTGCAACGAGTCGCCCTGCAGGACCGGGCGGAATTTCTCCAGACACTGGGCCAGCGCCTGCAGGATGATGAGCCCGATCTGGCCCCCGAGGTCGACGCCCTGGTGGGGGATCTGTTCACTAAGCTGGCCGAGCGCCGGATCCGACGTATCCGTGACGACGCGCGCTTTCTGTTGGTTCCCAATACGCAAGTGGATCAACGCCAATCGTCCGAGCGTTTGGCGTTGATGGCCTCGGTGGGCCTGGCAATGCTCAACCTGGCTGGGTTGTTCGTGCCTGGGCTGGGCAGTCTGTTGCTGGCGAACATGGTGCGGGAAACCGTGTCGCAGGTGTGTGAGGGCGTCGCCGATTGGGCCCAGGGGCATCAGCACGAGGCGTTCGAACATCTTCTTGGGGTCGCCGAATCTGTGGCGGTGAATGCAACGGTGATGGCTGGGGCCAAGGTGGTGACCACGGTCTTCACCCGCAGCGTTTGGGTGGATGGCCTGGAGCCTGTGGTCAATGACGCCGGTGAGCATCGCCTCTGGCGCAATGACCTGACGCCTTACCAGGATGCAAGCCCGCCCGCGCAACTGAGCGAGCTCGACAATGGCCTGCTCAGCGATGGCAAAGGTCTGTGGTGGCGCCACCAGGGTGTGCATTACCGGGTACGCGCCACCAGCGCCAACGGTCCCTGGCGGTTGCTCGATGGCAGGCGGCCACAGGGCTATGGCCCGGCCCTGGAGTTCAATGGCGAGCGCGCCTGGCGCATGACGCACGAGCGGCCGCTGGAATGGCAAGGGTCAGGGCAGTTGCTTGGGCGCCTGTGGCCGCCGGCGGAGGATTTCAGCATCCAGCGGGTCACGCAGGTGCTCAAGGTAGCGGGTGTCGACGAGGCATATTTGCGTGGCCTGCTGGTGGAGGGCCGGCGGTTGCCGTTAGTGTTGCGCGATACGCTGGAGCGCTTTGCCGTGGATACCCGGGTAGACGCATTTCTCGCCAACCCAGATTCCGATACTGAACTTTGGCAGTGGTGCTTGAAAGAACTGGGCGTCCAGGACCTCGAGTTGCCAGCGCAAAGAGATACCCTCAGCTTGCAGGCCGAATCCCTGCGTGGCCGGCTGTTCGAGTATTTTTCCGAGGCCTATCTGCTCGATGATCCGCAACTGGCGCTGCTGAACAGGGATTTCCCCAGCTTGCCCAAGGCCTATGCCGTACATTTGCTCACGCGTATCAGCGTCGAGCAGCGCACTGCGATGCGCACGGGTTCACGCATTCCGCTGGCGCTGGCTCAACAGGCGCGCGAACTGTTGCAGGTGGCCAAGTTGACACGTCTGTGCGAGGGGTTCTACCTGCGGGCCAGCTATCGGCCCGACCTGGTCAAGCTGGCCTTCGCCCTGCTTGGCCAGGAGGTACGCTGGCCGGCCTCGGTGGCATTGGAGTTGCGCGATGGCTCACCCACAGGACGCGTGCTGGCCAGCCTGGGCGCACCGTCTGCCCCGGGACAGGCCAAGGTGCTGGTCAACTCGAACGGTGTCTTCAGCGTTTATGAGGGCGACGGTAGCCAAGTTCTCGTGGCCGAGCCCGCCGGCTTGCCCGAAGCGCTGCTGGCCTGTCTGGATCAAAAGGATCGTATGTGGTTCGGCTGGGGAGAGGCCGATGCGGCGCGGCAGTTGCGCAGAGACCTGCAGAACTGGTTGCCGAGCGACCGGGAGGCACTGTTGCAACTGCTCGGGATGCGTGACATAGGCTCGTCCCACAATCCGCCGCAGCGTCTGGCCGATGGTCGCGTGGGCTATCTGCTGAGCGGGCGCATGTCGGGTGACCACGCCAGTCACACCTTGCTGATGGCGCGTATCCGCAGCCTGTACCCCGGTTTCAATCAGCTTGAAACCAGGGTTTTTCTGGACATCCTGCTGGCGCGCCCAGGCTCGGCGTTTCGCAACCTGTTGCAGCAGGAGCAACAGTATCAACTCCTCAAACGGGTGCTGGCCTTGTGGGTCGGCCGGGCGAGGGGCTCGGATGCCATGGCCTTGCGCCGGCGTGCGGGGCGGCAACTGCGGCGTTGCTGGCAACTGATAGGTGAGCGCATCGTCGACCAGTGGGATGTACCCCTGGGCATGAGCCTGAGCTTGAACAACACTGTCCTGCGCAGCCTGCCACACCTTCCTGCCAGTATCGATTTCGGCCATGTGGCCGAGCTGACCCTGACCGGTTTGAGCCTCGAACAGATCCCTGATGGTTTTTTGCGCTGCTTCGCACAGTTGCGCTGGTTGAACCTGGGCAACAACGCCTTGGCCAGTGTGCCGGTCGACATTGGCCACCTGAGCCAGCTGCGTAACCTGCGCATGGCCGAGAACCGGATCATCATGGGCATGAACGGGGCGCAGGCACTGGGCCGCTTGACGCGCCTGCAGTCGCTGGACTTGAGCTTCAATCCACTGGGCGCGATCAGCCTGCACCTTCGCCCATTGACCAGGCTACGTGAACTCAACCTGCGCAGCACCAACCTGCTGACCGTGCCCGCCGACCTGCAGTGGTGTGGCCAGCTGGAGATCGCCGACTTGCGCGACAACCATCTGGCAAGCATGCCGCAGGCGGTGCTCGATGCCCCGCAGGCATGGCGTCGGGCATTGCTGCTGACGGGTAATCCGCTGCCCGAGGCGATCAGGCAGCGTCTGGGGATAGCCTCGGCCATCGCGGTACAGGGCGCCGATGGACCATCGGCGTTGGCCGCGGTTCGGGCTGCGTGGCTGGAAGGCGAGGCCGCGCCGCAGCTTCAGTCCCGTGGCGATATCTGGGATACGCTGCATGCCGAGGCGGGCAGTGGCAACTTTTTCCAGCTGTTGGCGGAACTGAGCGCTACCCGTGATTTCCAGCAAGTGCCCGTCGACTTGCGCCGCAGGGTATGGGCCATGCTGGAGGCTGCAGCCGAAGATACCGCCTTGCGTGACGAGCTGTTCACCCTCGCCGGCAATGCGCGCACGTGCGCGGACAGCGTCGCGTCTTGCTTCAGCAGCCTGGAGGTCCGTTTGTACATGGCACAGACCCTGCGCGAAGCCAATCCGCTCACAGCCCGTGCCGCGCGCTTGCGCTTGGCCAGGCGACTGTTTCGTCTTGATCAGGTCGAAGCAATCGCCCGCGAGGATATTCGTACTCGCATCTCCCTGGGCCAGCACGTGGATGAAATCGAGGTAAGCCTGGCGTACCGTACTGGCCTGGCCAGCCGACTTGATTTGCCGGGCCAACCGCGCACCATGCACTTCGAAACCATCGCCGGAGTCGCCCAAAGCGACCTGGATGCGGCGCTCGCGGCAGTGCGCCAGGCCGAGGCGGGCGAAGCACTGCCGCGTTACATCAGCCAGCGTGATTTCTGGATAGAGGGTTTGCGTAGCTGGCATGGCGAGCGTTTCAGCGAGGTCGAGGCGCCTTTCTGGGCTCGCCTGGAGGCGCTCGACAATTTGCGCTTGGACAGCAGTCAATATCTCATCCTGTCCAATCAATTGGCGGTCGAGCGTCAGGACGCGGTCGAGGCACTGGTGTTGTGCCTGACCCAGGAGGCGTTGATCGAGGTATCCAGCCCGGGCGATTGA
- a CDS encoding AraC family transcriptional regulator yields MSEKDTISMQLVREALLQTCPHGEPDAGLLARAGIAVEQLREPEARVSAESYARLWRLLARRCNDEFFAMDPRGLRSGSLAFLCRASMAQPTLGAGLETALAFLSLMLDDMQPGLVRQQSLAEIVINEPRDEPRRAFTYFTFWMIVHGVACWLAGRRIPILAIELRCGEPPFCDDYRVMFSENLQFERPRSRMIIAADCLDLPLRRSEEELQRFLAEAPANILVKYRDPASLGRRIRNDLLRQPPSLWPDAERLAQCLCLSVSTLRRRLAEEGQTYQGLKDSVRRELAIAWLATPELTMGEIVERLGFADSSSFYKAFRKWFGCNPGHYRALSQARQPGH; encoded by the coding sequence ATGAGCGAAAAAGACACCATCTCCATGCAACTGGTGCGCGAGGCGCTGTTGCAGACTTGCCCACACGGTGAGCCCGATGCCGGTTTGCTGGCTCGCGCCGGTATCGCCGTCGAGCAGTTGCGCGAGCCCGAGGCGCGGGTCAGCGCCGAGTCCTATGCCCGGCTTTGGCGCCTGTTGGCGCGGCGCTGCAATGACGAGTTCTTCGCCATGGATCCGCGTGGGCTGCGCAGTGGCAGCCTGGCGTTCCTGTGCCGGGCGAGCATGGCGCAGCCGACCCTCGGCGCGGGCCTGGAAACTGCCTTGGCGTTCCTTTCGCTGATGCTCGATGATATGCAACCGGGCCTGGTGCGCCAGCAAAGCCTGGCCGAGATCGTAATCAACGAACCACGTGACGAGCCACGGCGAGCCTTTACCTACTTCACCTTCTGGATGATCGTGCATGGCGTGGCGTGCTGGTTGGCGGGCCGACGCATCCCGATCCTGGCCATCGAGCTGCGCTGTGGCGAACCGCCCTTTTGCGACGACTACCGGGTGATGTTCTCCGAGAACCTGCAGTTCGAGCGCCCGCGTAGCCGCATGATCATCGCTGCCGACTGCCTGGACTTGCCGCTGCGGCGCAGCGAGGAGGAGCTGCAACGCTTCCTGGCCGAGGCACCGGCCAACATCCTGGTCAAGTACCGCGACCCCGCGAGCCTTGGGCGGCGCATTCGCAACGACCTGCTGCGCCAGCCGCCCAGCCTCTGGCCGGATGCCGAGCGCTTGGCGCAGTGTCTATGCCTGTCGGTGTCCACCCTGCGCAGGCGCCTGGCCGAAGAAGGGCAAACCTATCAAGGGCTCAAGGACAGCGTAAGACGTGAGCTGGCCATCGCCTGGTTGGCCACGCCTGAACTGACCATGGGAGAGATCGTCGAGCGCCTGGGCTTTGCTGACAGCAGCTCCTTCTACAAGGCGTTTCGCAAATGGTTCGGCTGTAATCCAGGGCATTACCGTGCATTGAGCCAGGCCAGGCAACCCGGTCACTGA
- a CDS encoding LysR substrate-binding domain-containing protein has protein sequence MNLFQLRAFDAVAREGSFTRAAERLFISQPAVTGHVKALEEHYQITLLRRTARRVELTEEGTRLAAITRAMFGLAEEAQAMLEANRQLLTGRLEVAADGPHRVMPMLAQLRERYPGITVNLRLGNAQETLAALLSEHADVAVLTEIEPRKGLHLQSLCESRLCALLPVGHAWASATDDLPLAELDKQIMVLREPSSTTRRTFDKACADASVQPRVLLELDSREAVTEAVAAQLGIGVVSSTEVAHDPRVVARPLNGAGLVNQHLVGCLERRRELRLIQAFLGLAAGL, from the coding sequence ATGAACCTGTTCCAGCTCCGTGCCTTCGATGCCGTCGCCCGCGAGGGCAGCTTCACTCGTGCCGCCGAGCGCCTGTTCATCAGCCAGCCGGCGGTGACCGGGCACGTGAAGGCGCTGGAGGAGCACTACCAGATCACCTTGTTGCGGCGTACCGCACGACGAGTCGAGCTGACCGAGGAGGGCACACGGCTGGCGGCCATCACCCGGGCGATGTTCGGCCTGGCCGAGGAGGCCCAGGCCATGCTCGAGGCCAATCGGCAACTGCTTACCGGCCGCCTGGAGGTCGCCGCCGACGGACCGCACCGAGTCATGCCGATGCTGGCGCAACTGCGCGAGCGTTACCCCGGGATCACCGTCAACCTGCGCCTGGGCAATGCCCAGGAAACCTTGGCGGCCCTGTTGTCCGAACATGCCGATGTGGCGGTGCTGACCGAGATCGAGCCGCGCAAAGGGCTGCACCTGCAAAGCCTGTGCGAGTCGCGACTGTGTGCCTTGCTGCCGGTGGGGCACGCCTGGGCCTCGGCCACCGACGACTTGCCATTGGCCGAGCTGGACAAGCAGATCATGGTGCTGCGCGAGCCCAGCTCGACCACCCGCCGTACCTTCGATAAGGCTTGCGCCGATGCCTCGGTGCAGCCGCGAGTGCTGCTGGAGCTGGATAGCCGCGAGGCGGTGACCGAGGCGGTGGCGGCGCAGTTGGGTATCGGTGTGGTGTCGTCCACCGAGGTGGCCCACGACCCAAGGGTCGTGGCGCGGCCATTGAACGGTGCCGGGCTGGTCAACCAGCATCTGGTCGGCTGCCTGGAGCGACGTCGGGAGCTGCGCCTGATCCAGGCATTCCTGGGGCTGGCGGCTGGCCTGTGA
- a CDS encoding 2-aminoethylphosphonate--pyruvate transaminase — MSNAPILLTPGPLTTSLRTRQAMLVDWGSWDRDFNQLTASVCEQLLAILDGAASHHCVPLQGSGTFAVEAAIGTLVPRDGKVLVLINGAYGQRLAKICKVLGRAYSSFETAEDQPTTAADVDRLLAADPAITHVALIHCETSTGILNPLAEIAQVVQRHGKRLIIDAMSSFGALPIDARQVPFEALIAASGKCLEGVPGMGFVFAEKAALAAAEGNAHSLAMDLHDQHAYMAKTGQWRFTPPTHVVAALHEALQQYNEEGGLTARHQRYADNCKTLLDGMARIGLRSFLPAEIQAPIIVTFHAPNDARYQFKDFYERVKAKGFILYPGKLTQVETFRVGCIGVVGAGGMQAAVNAVAEVLREMEVLDI, encoded by the coding sequence ATGAGCAACGCCCCGATCCTGCTGACCCCCGGTCCTTTGACCACATCGCTGCGCACCCGCCAGGCCATGCTTGTGGACTGGGGCTCCTGGGACCGCGACTTCAACCAGCTGACCGCCAGCGTGTGCGAGCAGTTGCTGGCGATCCTCGACGGCGCCGCCAGCCACCACTGCGTGCCACTGCAAGGCAGCGGCACCTTCGCCGTGGAGGCGGCCATCGGCACCCTGGTGCCGCGCGACGGCAAGGTGCTGGTGCTGATCAACGGCGCCTACGGCCAGCGCCTGGCGAAGATCTGCAAGGTACTGGGCCGCGCCTACAGCAGCTTCGAGACCGCCGAGGACCAACCGACCACCGCCGCCGACGTCGACCGCCTGCTCGCCGCCGACCCCGCCATTACCCACGTGGCGCTGATCCACTGCGAGACCAGCACCGGCATCCTCAATCCGCTGGCCGAGATCGCCCAGGTGGTCCAGCGCCACGGCAAACGCCTGATCATCGACGCCATGAGCTCGTTCGGCGCGCTGCCGATCGATGCCCGCCAGGTGCCTTTCGAAGCGCTGATCGCTGCCTCGGGCAAATGCCTGGAAGGCGTGCCGGGCATGGGCTTCGTCTTCGCCGAAAAAGCCGCCCTGGCCGCCGCCGAAGGCAATGCCCATTCCCTGGCCATGGACCTGCACGACCAGCACGCCTACATGGCCAAGACCGGCCAGTGGCGCTTCACCCCGCCGACCCACGTGGTCGCTGCCCTGCACGAAGCGTTGCAACAGTACAACGAGGAAGGCGGCCTCACTGCCCGCCACCAGCGTTACGCCGACAACTGCAAGACCCTGCTCGACGGCATGGCACGGATTGGCCTGCGCAGCTTCCTCCCGGCCGAAATCCAGGCGCCGATCATCGTCACCTTCCACGCCCCGAACGATGCTCGCTACCAGTTCAAGGACTTCTACGAGCGGGTCAAGGCCAAGGGCTTCATCCTCTACCCCGGCAAACTGACCCAGGTCGAGACCTTCCGCGTCGGTTGCATCGGCGTGGTCGGCGCCGGGGGCATGCAGGCCGCCGTGAACGCCGTGGCCGAGGTGCTGCGGGAAATGGAAGTACTGGACATCTGA
- the phnX gene encoding phosphonoacetaldehyde hydrolase gives MNYSNPTQLQAAILDWAGTVVDFGSFAPTQIFVEAFAEFDVQVSIEEARGPMGMGKWDHIRTLCDVPEIAERYHKVFGRTPSDDDVTAIYERFMPLQIEKIALHSALIPGALDTLTGLRKDGLKIGSCSGYPKVVMDKVVELAAQNGYVADHVVATDETPNGRPWPAQALANVIALGIDDVAACVKVDDTVPGILEGRRAGMWTVALVCSGNALGLTWEGYQALSAEKLESERKRIHAMFAGSRPHYLIDTINELPEVIADINRRLAKGEMPQAC, from the coding sequence ATGAACTACAGCAACCCTACCCAGCTGCAAGCCGCCATCCTCGACTGGGCCGGCACCGTGGTCGACTTCGGCTCCTTCGCCCCCACGCAGATCTTCGTCGAGGCTTTCGCCGAGTTCGACGTTCAGGTGTCCATCGAAGAGGCCCGTGGGCCGATGGGCATGGGCAAATGGGACCATATCCGCACCCTGTGCGACGTGCCGGAGATCGCCGAGCGCTACCACAAGGTGTTTGGCCGCACGCCGAGCGACGATGACGTCACCGCCATCTACGAACGCTTCATGCCGCTGCAGATCGAGAAAATCGCCTTGCACTCGGCGCTGATCCCCGGCGCGCTGGACACCCTTACCGGCCTGCGCAAGGACGGCTTGAAGATCGGCTCCTGCTCGGGCTACCCGAAAGTGGTGATGGACAAGGTGGTGGAGCTGGCGGCGCAGAACGGCTACGTCGCCGACCACGTGGTGGCCACCGACGAAACCCCGAACGGCCGCCCATGGCCGGCCCAGGCCCTGGCCAACGTGATCGCCCTGGGGATCGACGATGTGGCGGCCTGCGTGAAGGTCGACGACACCGTGCCGGGCATTCTCGAAGGCCGCCGCGCCGGGATGTGGACCGTGGCGCTGGTGTGCTCGGGCAATGCCCTGGGCCTGACCTGGGAAGGTTACCAGGCCTTGAGCGCGGAAAAGCTGGAGAGCGAGCGCAAGCGTATTCACGCGATGTTTGCCGGGTCGCGCCCGCACTACCTGATCGACACCATCAACGAGCTGCCCGAGGTGATCGCCGATATCAACCGCCGGCTGGCCAAGGGGGAGATGCCGCAGGCTTGCTGA
- a CDS encoding NADPH-dependent FMN reductase, giving the protein MSQVYSVAVVVGSLRKESYNRKVARALSELAPSSLALRIVEIGDLPLYNEDVEAEGAPEAWKHFRDEIRRSDAVLFVTPEYNRSVPGGLKNAIDVGSRPYGQSVWGGKPAAVASVSPGAIGGFGANHAVRQSLVFLDMPCMQMPEAYIGGAATLFDDSGKLNDKTRPFLQGFIDKFASWVKLNRAV; this is encoded by the coding sequence ATGAGCCAGGTCTATTCGGTAGCGGTTGTCGTCGGCAGCTTGCGCAAGGAGTCCTACAACCGCAAGGTGGCCCGCGCGCTGTCTGAGCTGGCGCCGTCCAGCCTTGCCCTGCGGATCGTCGAGATCGGCGACCTGCCGTTGTACAACGAGGATGTCGAGGCCGAGGGCGCTCCCGAGGCGTGGAAACATTTTCGCGATGAGATCCGCCGCAGCGACGCGGTGTTGTTCGTCACTCCGGAGTACAACCGTTCGGTGCCGGGCGGGTTGAAGAATGCCATCGATGTGGGGTCGCGGCCTTACGGGCAGAGCGTATGGGGCGGCAAGCCGGCGGCGGTGGCCAGCGTCTCGCCGGGGGCGATCGGCGGCTTTGGTGCCAATCATGCCGTGCGTCAGTCGCTGGTGTTTCTCGACATGCCGTGCATGCAGATGCCCGAGGCCTATATCGGCGGGGCTGCGACGCTGTTCGATGACAGTGGCAAGCTGAATGACAAGACCCGGCCGTTCCTGCAGGGGTTCATCGACAAGTTTGCCTCGTGGGTGAAGCTGAACCGGGCGGTCTGA